The sequence GAGCCCGGTAGCTGCTTCGCCGGATCGCTGCTGGAACTCGCGCTCGCCGCCGACCGCCAGTACATCCTCGACGGACCCCCGATCGACGACGAAGACAGCGACGAACGCGCCACGATCCGCCTGTCCGAAGCCAACTTCGGCCCGTTCCCGATGGGCAATGGCCTGACCCGCCTGCAGACGCGCTTCTACGGCGACGAGGACCACCTCGCCTGGCTCGCGCGCGAGAAGAACCACGAGCTGAGCGCGGCCGAAGCCGTCGAACTCGGCCTGGTCACCGACGCCCCGGACGACCTCGACTGGGAGGACGAGATCCGGATCGCGCTCGAAGGCCGCGCGTCGCTGAGCCCGGACGCGCTCACCGGGATGGAGGCCAACCACCGGTTCGTCGGTCCCGAGACCATCGAGACCAAGATCTTCGGCCGGCTGGCGGCTTGGCAGAACTGGATTTTCACCCGGCCCAACGCAGCCGGACCGGAGGGCGCGCTGCGCCGATACGGTACGGGGCAGAAGGCCGTCTTCGACAGGAAGCGGGTCTAGCGCAGATGCCCGAGAAGATCGACTACGACGCCAAGATCCCCAACAACGTCAACCTCTCGGAGGACCGGCGGCTCCAGCGCGCGCTGGAGGGCTGGCAGCCGAAGTTCATGCACTGGTGGGGCGAGATGGGCCCGACGCTGGAGACCCAGGGCGTCTACCTGCGCACCGCCGTCAGTGTCGGGCGCGAGGGCTGGGCGCACTTCGACCACGTCAACGTGCCCGACTACCGCTGGGGCATCTTCCTCGCCGAGCGCGACCCGGACCGGCGGATCGCCTTCGGGGAGCACCAGGGCGAGCCGGTCTGGCAGCAGGTGCCCGGCGAATACCGCGCCGACCTGCAGCGGCTGATCGTCATCCAGGGCGACACCGAACCCGCGTCGGTCGAGCAGCAGAAGCTCCTCGGGCTGACCGCGCCGAGCCTCTACGACCTGCGCAACCTGTTCCAGGTCAACGTCGAAGAGGGCAGGCACCTGTGGGCGATGGTGTACCTGCTGCACGCCTACTTCGGCCGCGAAGGCCGCGACGAGGCCGAAGGGCTGCTGCTGCGCAACTCCGGCAGCCCGGACGCGCCCCGCATCCTCGGCGCGTTCAACGAGGAGACCGCCGACTGGCTGGCCTTCTACATGTTCACCTACTTCACCGACCGGGACGGGAAGTACCAGCTCGGCACGCTCAAGGAGTCCTCCTTCGACCCGCTCTCGCGCACCTGCGAGTTCATGCTGAAGGAGGAAGCGCACCACATGATGGTCGGCACCACCGGCGTCGACCGCGTGGTGACCCGCAGCGCCGAGCTGATCCGCGAGCACGACACGCTCGACATCGGCCCGCACGGCGGAATCCCGCTGGAGCTGATCCAGAAGTACATCAACTTCCACTACACCGTTTCGCTCGACCTGTTCGGCAGCGAGACGTCGACGAACGCGGCGAACTACTACACCGCCGGGCTCAAGGGCCGCTGGCAGGAGACCCGCCGCCGCGACGACCACAAGCTCACCGACGACGCCCGCACGCTGGAGAGGCCGGCCGCCGACGGTACCTGGACGACCGAGGAGCTGCAGGCGATCCTGCTGCTCAACCTCGACCTGCGCAGCGAGTACGTGGCCGACTGCCAGACCGGCGTGAAGCGCTGGA is a genomic window of Amycolatopsis lexingtonensis containing:
- the boxB gene encoding benzoyl-CoA 2,3-epoxidase subunit BoxB, with product MPEKIDYDAKIPNNVNLSEDRRLQRALEGWQPKFMHWWGEMGPTLETQGVYLRTAVSVGREGWAHFDHVNVPDYRWGIFLAERDPDRRIAFGEHQGEPVWQQVPGEYRADLQRLIVIQGDTEPASVEQQKLLGLTAPSLYDLRNLFQVNVEEGRHLWAMVYLLHAYFGREGRDEAEGLLLRNSGSPDAPRILGAFNEETADWLAFYMFTYFTDRDGKYQLGTLKESSFDPLSRTCEFMLKEEAHHMMVGTTGVDRVVTRSAELIREHDTLDIGPHGGIPLELIQKYINFHYTVSLDLFGSETSTNAANYYTAGLKGRWQETRRRDDHKLTDDARTLERPAADGTWTTEELQAILLLNLDLRSEYVADCQTGVKRWNKILSDAGIDFAFRLPHPGFNREVGINSGHHVTPDGTIVDEATWEAGKRKWLPTTEDLTFVRSLMHPVYERGKIASWVAPPRQGINGKPFDYEYVYLT